The nucleotide window CCTTCCGCGTGCAAAAAAAGGTCAAACAGGGATGCCGACCTTCTGCTGCTACTTGCACGGAGATTCCTCGTGTCGTTCTTAACACGCGCTTACCCGCGGCGGCGTATCGGCTTCACGCTCATCGAACTCCTCGTTGTGCTCGCCATCATCGCTGTGATGATTGGCCTTCTGCTACCCGCGGTGCAATCGGTGCGGGTCACGGCCAAGCGGATGCAGAACCTGAACAATTTGAAGCAACTCGGGTTGGCCGTTCATCAGTACGCGTCTGCGCGCGGCGGTCGGCTGCCGACATTTCCTTACGAGCAGGTTCCGGGCAGCATTGTACCCAGCACAGTTCACATGCAACTTCTCCCGTACGTCGAGCAGGAGAACCTTTACCGGGCCTACTTTCGACAGGGCACGCCGGTGACGGACTCCTACGTCAAGGTGTTCCGTTCGCCGTTCGATGACACCGACTGGGCCTACAAATCAAGTCTGACGAGTTACGCTTACAACCCGCACGTGATCTCACCCTTTCGCCGGATCGAGGGGATTACCGACGGCACCACCGGGACCATTTTGTTTGCCGAGCGCTACGCCGTTTGTGCCGGCGAGGCGTTCCAGTTCCACAGCCCGATCTCCTACCCATACGGTTCGGCCAGTTCCCAGCGGCCAACGTTCGCGGAATTCGCACGCGGGGATTATTACCCGATCACGAGTGGCGTCCCGCCCGTGAGCGTTGCTTCTGACCGTTCGGTCACCTTTCAAGTCCGGCCGTTGGCGGGCGAGTGCGACCCGAGGCAGTTAAGCACCGGCGACCCCAAGGGGCTGCCCTGCGCCATGGCCGACGGCAGTGTGCGGGTGGTCAGCCGCGGCGTGGCACCGGCGGCCTTCTGGTCCGCCGTCACCCCGGATGCTGGCGAAGTGGTCCCACTCGACTGAGTCGCAGAGTCGGGCGCGGGTACCGGGCCGACGAGATCGTCGGGGTGTTGAGCGCGTCCGCGGGCGACGCGCGGTGACGGCGCGTACACTACCCGCATGAGCGACAACCCGTTCCGCGCCCTCCCGTCCGTCGCCAAGGTGCTGGCCAGTCCCGCGCTCGCGCCCGCACACGAGAGCCACCCGGCCGCGGCGGTCACCGCCCAGGTGCGCGCCGCCCTCGACCGGCTGCGCGACCGGCTGAAAGCCGGTGAACCGCTGTCCGCCGATGTCGATACGATCGCCCGCGAAGCCATGAGCGCGCTCGACGCCCAAAGCCGCCCCCTCTTGCGATCGGTCATCAACGCGACCGGCATCGTCCTGCACACCAACCTCGGGCGCTCGCCGCTCCACGAAGAGGCCGCCCGCGCCGCTTACGAGGCCGCCCGCGGGTACCTCAACCTCGAACTCGACCTCGCGACCGGTAAGCGCTCCTCGCGCCAAAGCCCCGTCCGCGCGGGCCTGAAGGCCGTCACCGGAGCCGAGGGCGCGACGGCCGTGAACAACTGCGCCGCGGCAACCGTGATCGCGCTCCGGGCGATCGCGGCCGGTAAAGAAGTGGTCGTGTCGCGCGGGCAGTTGGTCGAGATCGGCGGGAGCTTTCGCATCCCCGATGTGATGGCGGTCAGCGGCGCCGCGCTGCGCGAGGTGGGCACCACCAACATCACCCGCCTGAGCGATTACGAGCGCG belongs to Gemmata obscuriglobus and includes:
- a CDS encoding DUF1559 domain-containing protein, with translation MSFLTRAYPRRRIGFTLIELLVVLAIIAVMIGLLLPAVQSVRVTAKRMQNLNNLKQLGLAVHQYASARGGRLPTFPYEQVPGSIVPSTVHMQLLPYVEQENLYRAYFRQGTPVTDSYVKVFRSPFDDTDWAYKSSLTSYAYNPHVISPFRRIEGITDGTTGTILFAERYAVCAGEAFQFHSPISYPYGSASSQRPTFAEFARGDYYPITSGVPPVSVASDRSVTFQVRPLAGECDPRQLSTGDPKGLPCAMADGSVRVVSRGVAPAAFWSAVTPDAGEVVPLD